One genomic segment of Impatiens glandulifera chromosome 6, dImpGla2.1, whole genome shotgun sequence includes these proteins:
- the LOC124941382 gene encoding MLO-like protein 10, with the protein MAGGDSSGTSRQLDQTPTWAVAGVCAVIILISIALEKGLHKIGAWFTAKHKKALFDALEKVKAELMILGFISLLLTFSQTYIAMICIPVKVADTLLPCPLKEEDHKNGRRLLSYGRRILAAGSAGPGCKKGKVPLITVDGLHQLHILIFFLAVFHVLYSAATMALGRLKTRRWKQWELETTSHDYEFSNDPSRFRLSHETSFVRAHTSYWTKIPIFFYIGCFFRQFFRSVSKSDYLTLRNGFISVHLAPGSKFNFQKYIKRSLEDDFQTVVGVSPVLWASFVFFLLLNVNGWQVLFWASLVPLILILAVGTKLQEILTRMALEIAERHAVVQGIPLVQGSNKYFWFEKPQLLLQLIHFALFQNAFQLTYFLWIWYEFGLKSCFHNNFELVIAKIALGVAILFLCSYITLPLYALVAQMGTHLKKSIFDEQTVKALENWRKAVKKKHVVPKKGRSSTIKLGEPIESVSTTVHSISSGASLHRFRSTGHSSHPYSYEDHDQYSDDLETDPLSPTPMGGNLVLTIQDDKPEPHDIINTDDFSFAKPIPPSN; encoded by the exons ATGGCGGGTGGGGATAGCAGCGGCACGTCAAGGCAGCTCGATCAAACTCCGACATGGGCAGTGGCCGGAGTTTGTGCCGTCATCATTCTAATCTCCATTGCTCTTGAAAAGGGTCTTCATAAAATCGGAGCT tGGTTCACAGCAAAACATAAGAAAGCTTTGTTTGATGCGTTAGAGAAAGTTAAAGCAG AATTGATGATTCTGGGTTTCATTTCTTTGCTCTTGACGTTTAGTCAAACTTACATAGCCATGATCTGCATACCTGTTAAAGTCGCCGACACCCTTTTACCCTGTCCTTTAAAGGAAGAGGATCATAAGAACGGCCGGCGACTTCTCTCATACGGCCGGCGAATCCTGGCCGCCGGAAGTGCTGGCCCCGGTTGTAAGAAA GGAAAGGTGCCACTTATAACCGTTGATGGTCTTCATCAATTGCATATCTTGATATTCTTCTTGGCTGTCTTTCATGTTTTATATAGTGCAGCTACAATGGCTCTTGGGAGATTGAAG ACTCGTCGATGGAAGCAGTGGGAGTTGGAAACTACGTCCCACGATTACGAATTCTCGAATG ATCCTTCGAGGTTTCGGCTTAGCCATGAGACATCGTTTGTTCGAGCTCATACTAGTTATTGGACGAAAATACCTATTTTCTTTTACATT GGATGTTTTTTCCGTCAATTTTTCAGATCAGTTAGCAAATCGGATTATTTGACACTTCGAAATGGATTCATTAGT GTTCATTTGGCCCCGGGAAGCAAATTTAACTTCCAAAAGTACATTAAACGGTCTCTCGAGGATGACTTTCAGACGGTTGTGGGCGTTAG TCCTGTATTGTGGGCTTCGTTTGTTTTCTTCTTGCTACTGAATGTCAATG GTTGGCAAGTATTGTTCTGGGCATCCTTAGTTCCTCTAATT TTAATCTTAGCGGTTGGGACTAAGCTTCAAGAAATCTTGACAAGAATGGCACTCGAGATTGCAGAAAGACACGCTGTCGTACAAGGAATTCCTCTCGTACAAGGTTCTAACAAATACTTCTGGTTCGAAAAACCGCAACTTCTCCTTCAACTCATCCACTTCGCATTGTTTCAAAACGCGTTCCAATTGACGTATTTCTTGTGGATATGG TATGAATTCGGGCTCAAGTCGTGTTTCCACAACAATTTCGAGCTTGTTATCGCCAAAATCGCATTAGG AGTGGCTATTCTCTTCTTATGTAGCTACATCACTCTCCCACTTTATGCTCTTGTGGCTCAG aTGGGTACACACTTGAAGAAATCCATTTTCGATGAGCAAACGGTAAAAGCCTTGGAGAATTGGCGCAAGGCGGTAAAAAAGAAGCACGTTGTTCCTAAGAAAGGAAGATCTTCGACAATTAAATTGGGCGAGCCAATTGAGTCGGTTAGCACGACCGTGCATTCAATTAGTTCGGGGGCTTCGCTTCATCGTTTTAGGTCCACAGGACATTCGAGTCACCCTTATAGCTACGAGGACCATGATCAATACTCTGATGACCTTGAAACGGATCCCTTATCGCCCACACCTATGGGTGGAAACTTGGTTTTGACTATCCAAGACGATAAGCCAGAACCTCACGATATTATAAACACCGATGATTTCTCATTCGCTAAGCCAATTCCACCATCCAATTGA
- the LOC124942452 gene encoding SRSF protein kinase 1-like yields the protein MSCSSSSGSEEEDECVESYRKGGYHAVRIGDTFSRGRYIAQRKLGWGQFSTVWLAYDTNTSNYVALKIQKSAPQFAQAALHEIELLSAIADGDTSNSKYVIRLIDHFKHGGPNGQHYCMVLEFLGDSLLRLIRYNRYKCLELSKVRDICKCILIGLDYLHRELGIIHTDLKPENVLLLSTIDPSKDPIRSGLAPVLERPEGNPNGVSINIIEKKLKRRARRAVARISERRVAMGVVGIDRKPERCLDGIDMRCKVVDFGNACWADKPFADEIQTRQYRAPEVVLRSGYSFSTDMWSFACMAFELAAGEMLFTPKAGRDYSEDEDHLALMMELLGKMPKKIAIGGALSKDYFDRHGDLKRIRRLKYVPLDQLLVSKFKFKESDAKEFAAFLCPLFDFAPEKRPTAQQCLQHPWLNVENLSKDKVKCEPCVKNVNMGMGKLQINAGK from the exons ATGTCTTGTTCGTCGTCCAGCGGTTCTGAGGAAGAAGATGAGTGCGTCGAATCATACAGGAAAGGAGGTTATCATGCCGTCCGTATAGGCGATACCTTCTCCAGAGGTCGTTACATCGCTCAGAGGAAGCTCGGTTGGGGCCAATTCTCCACCGTTTGGCTCGCTTACGATACGAATACCTCC AATTATGTTGCACTGAAGATTCAAAAAAGTGCACCACAATTTGCACAAGCAGCTCTTCATGAGATTGAACTCCTCTCCGCCATTGCTGATGGCGATACTTCCAATAGTAAATATGTTATAAGGTTAATTGATCACTTCAAACATGGAGGTCCAAATGGACAACATTATTGTATGGTCCTTGAATTTCTTGGTGACAGTTTACTCAGATTGATCAGATATAATCGATACAAATGCCTTGAATTAAGCAAAGTAAGAGATATCTGCAAATGCATTTTGATTGGTTTAGACTACCTTCATCGAGAACTTGGGATTATACACACGGATCTAAAACCTGAAAATGTTCTTCTTCTTTCGACTATTGATCCTTCCAAAGATCCTATTAGGTCTGGTCTAGCACCAGTGTTGGAAAGACCAGAGGGAAATCCAAATGGAGTGAGTATAAACATTATTGAGAAGAAGCTGAAAAGGAGGGCAAGAAGGGCAGTGGCTAGAATATCAGAAAGAAGAGTTGCAATGGGAGTAGTGGGAATTGATCGAAAGCCTGAAAGATGTCTAGATGGAATTGATATGAGGTGTAAGGTTGTTGATTTTGGAAATGCTTGTTGGGCTGATAAGCCTTTTGCTGATGAAATTCAAACGAGACAATATAGAGCTCCTGAGGTTGTTCTTCGTTCTGGTTATTCATTTTCGACAGACATGTGGTCTTTTGCTTGCATGGCGTTTGAATTAGCTGCTGGTGAGATGTTGTTTACACCCAAGGCTGGTCGTGActatagtgaagatgag GATCATCTTGCTCTTATGATGGAACTCCTAGGGAAAATGCCAAAGAAA ATTGCTATAGGAGGTGCTTTATCGAAAGACTATTTCGATAGACATGGAGATTTGAAGAGAATTCGGAGACTAAAATACGTGCCATTGGATCAATTACTGGTTAGTAAGTTTAAATTCAAAGAATCAGATGCAAAGGAGTTTGCAGCATTTCTTTGTCCACTTTTCGATTTTGCACCCGAAAAGAGACCAACCGCACAACAATGTCTGCAACATCCATGGCTGAATGTCGAGAATCTAAGTAAGGATAAAGTGAAATGTGAACCTTGTGTTAAGAATGTCAATATGGGGATGGGCAAACTTCAGATTAATGCAGGAAAGTAA
- the LOC124942374 gene encoding putative axial regulator YABBY 2 isoform X1 produces the protein MEPMEMVSTGRVCYLHCNFCNTMLAVSVPYSSRMVTIATVRCGHCGNLLSVNMGALLLQTHVDHLLLQQQMGSNNNNNNESSSSKCNSKDDESTSQIIEPPPRMPPIPPPEKRQRVPSAYNRFIKAEIQRIKASKPEISHREAFSAAAKNWAHFPNIQFELKLAKRDHSKGVVAESHQIIHRSNGFY, from the exons ATGGAACCGATGGAAATGGTATCCACCGGCCGTGTTTGCTACCTTCATTGCAACTTCTGCAACACCATGTTAGCg GTTAGTGTACCGTACAGCAGCAGGATGGTGACAATAGCAACCGTTAGATGCGGGCATTGTGGAAATTTACTGTCTGTTAATATGGGTGCTTTGCTTCTTCAAACTCATGTGGATCATCTGTTGCTGCAGcag cAGATGGGcagcaataataataataataatgaatctAGTTCTTCAAAATGCAATAGCAAGGATGATGAGTCGACTTCTCAAATTATTGAACCACCTCCTCGGATGCCTCCAATTCCTC CTCCCGAAAAAAGACAACGAGTCCCTTCTGCGTATAACCGTTTTATCAA gGCAGAGATTCAAAGGATAAAAGCTAGTAAGCCTGAAATTAGCCATCGTGAAGCTTTTAGTGCCGCAGCCAAAAAT tggGCACATTTTCCTAATATCCAGTTTGAATTAAAGCTGGCCAAAAGAGACCATTCAAAGGGTGTTGTTGCAGAATCTCATCAGATCATTCACAGGTCTAATGGTTTCTATTGA
- the LOC124942181 gene encoding mitochondrial inner membrane protease ATP23 — translation MEGAAVEETNSKSTSRPSDGRTVEECQDMINRSLKNPTVKFLREHMEKSGCTFGENFIKAVNCKREVSGGYTRGGGIIVCSNHMNLQDEVNQVVIHELIHAYDDCRAANLDWTNCAHHACSEIRAGHLSGDCHYKRELLRGFMKIRGHEQECVRRRVMKSLLGNPYCPEPAARDAMEAVWDTCYNDTKPFDRAP, via the exons ATGGAAGGAGCAGCAGTGGAAGAAACAAATTCTAAGTCCACATCACGCCCAAGCGACGGAAGAACTGTGGAAGAATGCCAAGACATGATTAATAGAAGCCTGAAAA ATCCAACTGTAAAATTTCTGAGGGAACATATGGAGAAGTCTGGGTGCACTTTTGGTGAAAATTTCATCAAAGCGGTCAACTGTAAGCGGGAAGTTAGTGGGGGATATACTCGCGGAGGAGGG ATAATTGTATGTAGTAATCACATGAATCTCCAAGATGAGGTGAACCAAGTTGTTATCCATGAACTTATCCATGCATATGATGATTGCCGAGCTGCAAACTTAGATTGGACTAATTGTGCTCATCATGCTTGTAGTGAG ATTCGTGCTGGCCATTTAAGTGGTGATTGCCACTACAAGCGGGAATTGCTACGGGGTTTTATGAAGATAAGAGGTCATGAACAA GAATGTGTGAGGAGAAGAGTGATGAAGTCTTTGCTGGGAAATCCTTACTGCCCTGAACCGGCTGCAAGAGATGCCATGGAAGCTGTCTGGGACACTTGTTACAACGATACTAAACCTTTCGATAGAGCACCATGA
- the LOC124942374 gene encoding putative axial regulator YABBY 2 isoform X2, protein MEPMEMVSTGRVCYLHCNFCNTMLAVSVPYSSRMVTIATVRCGHCGNLLSVNMGALLLQTHVDHLLLQQMGSNNNNNNESSSSKCNSKDDESTSQIIEPPPRMPPIPPPEKRQRVPSAYNRFIKAEIQRIKASKPEISHREAFSAAAKNWAHFPNIQFELKLAKRDHSKGVVAESHQIIHRSNGFY, encoded by the exons ATGGAACCGATGGAAATGGTATCCACCGGCCGTGTTTGCTACCTTCATTGCAACTTCTGCAACACCATGTTAGCg GTTAGTGTACCGTACAGCAGCAGGATGGTGACAATAGCAACCGTTAGATGCGGGCATTGTGGAAATTTACTGTCTGTTAATATGGGTGCTTTGCTTCTTCAAACTCATGTGGATCATCTGTTGCTGCAGcag ATGGGcagcaataataataataataatgaatctAGTTCTTCAAAATGCAATAGCAAGGATGATGAGTCGACTTCTCAAATTATTGAACCACCTCCTCGGATGCCTCCAATTCCTC CTCCCGAAAAAAGACAACGAGTCCCTTCTGCGTATAACCGTTTTATCAA gGCAGAGATTCAAAGGATAAAAGCTAGTAAGCCTGAAATTAGCCATCGTGAAGCTTTTAGTGCCGCAGCCAAAAAT tggGCACATTTTCCTAATATCCAGTTTGAATTAAAGCTGGCCAAAAGAGACCATTCAAAGGGTGTTGTTGCAGAATCTCATCAGATCATTCACAGGTCTAATGGTTTCTATTGA
- the LOC124941786 gene encoding uncharacterized protein LOC124941786 → MALTMKQLSLFVAGCGILSFIFGVVAENKKPASGTPIVGKDVTICKYPSDPTILLGYLSVVFLILSSVAGYYSLFYPYKQKTVPRAAFFRSTTFLVFFNIALGTAGLAFAFLLWPTITEQLHHIRNVHKNLETTCPTAKTGLIGGGAFLSLDASLFWLVSLMLASNAREDYLDEVESPSDADLTDKIRV, encoded by the exons ATGGCACTCACAATGAAACAATTGTCCCTTTTTGTTGCTGGATGTGGAATACTGTCTTTCATCTTTGGAGTTGTTGCTGAGAACAAAAAG CCTGCATCTGGTACACCGATTGTGGGCAAGGATGTCACAATATGCAAGTATCCATCGGACCCGACTATTCTTTTGGGATATCTTTCGGTTGTATTTCTCATTTTATCATCTGTTGCTGGCTATTATTCCCTGTTTTATCCTTACAAGCAGAAGACTGTCCCAAGGGCTGCTTTCTTTAGAAGCACCACCTTCCTTGTGTTCTTCAACATTGCTTT AGGAACTGCTGGATTAGCATTTGCATTCCTGTTATGGCCAACGATAACAGAGCAACTTCACCACATTCGCAATGTCCACAAGAACTTAGAGACAACATGCCCCACAGCCAAAACCGGGCTAATTGGTGGAGGTGCCTTTCTATCACTTGATGCATCACTCTTCTGGTTGGTTTCCCTCATGCTAGCTAGCAATGCCCGTGAGGACTATCTTGATGAAGTCGAATCACCCTCTGATGCTGACCTGACCGATAAAATCAGGGTTTAA
- the LOC124941704 gene encoding endoplasmic reticulum-Golgi intermediate compartment protein 3-like codes for MGVRQAIRSIDAFPRAEEHLLQKTQSGALVSIVGLVIMVTLFFHELGYYLTTYTVHEMAVDLKRGETLPIHINVTFPSLPCDVLSVDAIDMSGKHEVDLDTNIWKLRLTRDGQITGTEYLSDLVEKEHSADHTHDGNSTSDHKEGHLQGFDLDAETMIKKVKQAIANGEGCRVYGVLDVQRVAGNFHISVHGLNIFVAQMIFGGAINVNVSHVIHDLSFGPKYPGLHNPLDGTDRILRGTSGTFKYYIKIVPTEYRYLSKEVLPTNQFSVTEYFSPMSETDRTWPAVYFLYDLSPITVTIKEERRSFLHFITRLCAVLGGTFALTGLLDRWMYRLLETIMKPRAAMR; via the exons ATGGGTGTGAGACAAGCGATAAGAAGCATCGATGCATTTCCACGTGCAGAAGAGCACCTTTTGCAGAAAACCCAATCTGGAGCACTTG TCTCAATTGTTGGGCTGGTAATAATGGTGACCTTATTTTTTCATGAGCTTGGATACTATCTGACCACGTATACAGTTCACGAG ATGGCTGTTGACTTGAAACGTGGAGAAACTCTTCCAATCCATATAAATGTTACATTTCCATCTTTACCTTGTGACG TTCTAAGTGTGGATGCTATTGATATGTCTGGAAAGCACGAGGTTGATCTAGATACTAATATTTGGAAA CTCCGGTTGACTCGTGATGGGCAAATCACAGGCACGGAGTACTTGTCGGATCTTGTGGAAAAGGAACACTCTGCTGATCATACGCATGATGGTAATTCTACTTCAGACCACAAAGAAGGTCATTTACAGGGTTTTGATCTAGATGCTGAAACTATGATCAAGAAGGTTAAACAAGCTATCGCTAATGGAGAAGGATGTCGG GTATATGGAGTTCTAGATGTTCAAAGGGTTGCCGGGAACTTTCATATTTCTGTGCATGGTTTAAACATTTTCGTCGCTCAAATG atatttggtGGGGCTATCAATGTGAACGTCAGTCACGTTATTCATGATTTATCGTTTGGACCAAAATATCCGGGACTTCACAACCCGCTAGATGGAACTGATCGAATACTTCGTGGTACAAGTGGAACATTCAAATACTATATAAAG ATTGTTCCTACCGAGTACAGATACTTATCGAAGGAAGTTTTACCAACTAATCAATTCTCTGTTACCGAATATTTCTCCCCCATGAGCGAAACTGACAGGACTTGGCCAG cTGTCTACTTCTTGTACGATCTTTCGCCAATTACTGTGACAATAAAAGAAGAACGGCGTAGTTTTCTCCATTTCATTACTCGACTATGCGCAGTATTGGGTGGAACATTTGCCTTAACGG GTCTGTTGGATCGATGGATGTACAGACTCTTGGAGACAATCATGAAGCCAAGAGCTGCAATGCGATGA